In Geoalkalibacter sp., a single genomic region encodes these proteins:
- a CDS encoding LysM peptidoglycan-binding domain-containing protein — MLLATIQSGCSAPPPRQELEGARSLVARAYALGAEQLATKSYRDAQEALRQGELDIAQGEYPRARTSFALAEHYAREAIRLTEQERLRREEEKLAREAAEREAQRAAVPAPAPVSPRARPAPPPAAVPARPAAPAAAPSTVPAPATVRVSTYDVQTGDTLWLIAARPEVYGDPLLWPLLYKANRDQIKDPRRVYLGQTLDIPRNVSQDELEEVRAQALQSEIFPVDPLLRKTLSPP, encoded by the coding sequence TTGCTCCTGGCGACAATTCAGTCCGGCTGCTCCGCGCCGCCGCCGCGCCAGGAACTCGAGGGCGCGCGCAGCCTGGTCGCTCGGGCCTATGCCCTGGGGGCGGAACAACTGGCCACCAAATCCTATCGGGATGCCCAGGAAGCTTTGCGCCAGGGGGAGCTCGATATCGCCCAGGGCGAATACCCGCGCGCACGCACATCCTTTGCCCTTGCTGAACATTATGCCCGCGAGGCCATCCGCTTGACCGAGCAAGAGCGACTGCGCCGCGAAGAGGAGAAACTGGCGCGTGAAGCCGCGGAACGCGAAGCGCAGAGAGCGGCCGTCCCCGCTCCCGCGCCCGTGTCGCCGCGCGCGCGCCCCGCGCCACCTCCTGCCGCAGTGCCCGCGCGTCCCGCGGCTCCAGCCGCGGCGCCCTCGACCGTTCCGGCACCGGCAACGGTGCGGGTTTCCACCTACGATGTCCAGACCGGCGATACCCTCTGGTTGATCGCCGCGCGCCCCGAAGTGTACGGCGACCCCCTGCTCTGGCCCTTGCTCTACAAGGCCAACCGCGACCAGATCAAGGATCCGCGTCGGGTCTATCTCGGCCAGACCCTCGACATCCCCCGCAATGTCTCCCAGGACGAATTGGAGGAAGTTCGCGCCCAGGCCCTTCAGTCTGAAATCTTTCCGGTGGATCCCTTGCTGAGAAAAACCCTTTCCCCTCCCTAG
- a CDS encoding NADP-dependent isocitrate dehydrogenase → MTTKPAKIIWTEIDEAPALATYALLPVVEAFTKGTGIAVEMRDISLSGRIIATFPDKLREDQKIPDYLSELGELAKTPEANIIKLPNISASIPQLQAAIKELQAKGYDLPDYPEEPKTAEEKEIQARYAKVLGSAVNPVLREGNSDRRAAASVKEFAQKHPHRMMQPWPEVSQTRVAHMSGGDFYENETSVTLGKATEARIEFVAEDGKVSVLKEKLPLQAGEVLDSTHMDVAALRKFYAETIDEAKRKGVLFSLHLKATMMKISDPILFGHCVSVFYKDALEKHADALKEIGANVNNGLGDVLAKLDRLPAAKKAEIEADIQAVYQTRPAVAMVDSRKGITNLHVPNDVIIDASMPVVVRDGGKMWNLKDELQDCIATIPDRCYATMYQAIIEDCQKHGQFNPATMGHVSNVGLMAQKAEEYGSHDKTFTAPAKGRIRIVDASGATLLEQKVEAGDIFRACQTKDLPIRDWVKLAVNRAKASGAPAVFWLDEKRAHDAQLIQKVGTYLKDHDTTGLDIRIMKPVDAMKLSCERARKGLDTISVTGNVLRDYLTDLFPILELGTSARMLSIVPLLAGGGLFETGAGGSAPKHVQQFLKEGHLRWDSLGEYCALVPSLEMIAQNTGNAKASVLAETLDRAVAKYLENAKAPSRKVNEIDNRGSTFYLTLYWAQALAAQDKDADLKARFTKVAKDLEANTAKIDQELLAAQGRPVDIGGYFRPDPVKAAKEMRPSATFNAIIDSIA, encoded by the coding sequence ATGACGACGAAACCTGCAAAAATTATTTGGACCGAAATCGATGAGGCGCCTGCGCTGGCAACCTATGCGTTGCTTCCTGTGGTGGAGGCTTTCACCAAGGGGACGGGCATCGCGGTTGAAATGAGGGACATCTCCCTTTCCGGGCGCATCATCGCCACCTTTCCCGACAAGCTCAGGGAAGACCAGAAAATTCCCGATTATCTGAGTGAATTGGGAGAGCTTGCCAAGACCCCCGAAGCCAACATCATCAAGTTGCCCAATATCAGCGCCTCCATCCCTCAGTTGCAGGCGGCCATCAAGGAACTCCAGGCCAAGGGGTATGATCTCCCCGATTATCCCGAGGAGCCCAAGACCGCCGAAGAGAAAGAGATTCAGGCGCGTTATGCCAAGGTGCTCGGCAGCGCCGTCAATCCCGTGTTGCGTGAGGGCAACTCCGACCGTCGCGCCGCCGCTTCCGTCAAGGAATTCGCGCAAAAGCATCCGCATCGCATGATGCAGCCCTGGCCGGAAGTGTCCCAGACCCGCGTCGCGCATATGTCCGGTGGGGATTTCTACGAGAACGAGACCTCCGTGACTCTGGGCAAGGCCACCGAGGCGCGGATCGAGTTCGTCGCCGAGGACGGCAAGGTGAGCGTGCTCAAGGAAAAGCTGCCCCTTCAGGCGGGCGAGGTTCTTGATTCGACCCACATGGACGTCGCGGCGCTGCGCAAGTTCTATGCGGAGACCATCGATGAGGCCAAGCGCAAGGGGGTTCTGTTCTCCTTGCACCTCAAGGCGACCATGATGAAGATCTCCGATCCGATTCTATTCGGTCATTGCGTTTCGGTCTTCTACAAGGACGCCCTTGAGAAGCATGCCGACGCCCTTAAGGAGATCGGGGCGAACGTCAATAACGGTCTCGGCGATGTGCTGGCCAAGCTCGATCGTTTGCCCGCCGCCAAGAAGGCCGAGATCGAGGCGGATATCCAGGCGGTTTATCAGACGCGTCCGGCCGTGGCCATGGTCGACTCGCGCAAGGGCATCACCAATCTGCATGTGCCCAATGATGTGATCATCGACGCTTCCATGCCGGTGGTCGTGCGCGACGGCGGCAAAATGTGGAACCTGAAGGATGAGCTTCAGGATTGCATCGCCACGATTCCCGATCGTTGCTATGCCACCATGTATCAGGCCATCATCGAGGACTGCCAGAAGCACGGCCAATTCAATCCGGCGACCATGGGTCATGTGTCCAACGTCGGCCTGATGGCGCAAAAAGCCGAGGAATACGGTTCGCACGACAAGACTTTTACCGCGCCTGCCAAGGGTCGCATCCGCATTGTCGATGCCTCGGGCGCCACGCTGCTGGAGCAGAAAGTCGAAGCCGGAGATATCTTCCGCGCCTGCCAGACCAAGGATCTGCCGATCCGGGACTGGGTCAAGCTGGCCGTCAATCGTGCCAAGGCTTCGGGTGCTCCGGCCGTTTTCTGGTTGGACGAAAAGCGCGCCCATGATGCTCAGTTGATCCAGAAGGTCGGCACCTACCTCAAGGATCACGACACCACGGGGCTCGACATCCGCATCATGAAGCCCGTAGATGCCATGAAGCTCAGCTGCGAGCGGGCGAGAAAGGGTCTGGACACCATTTCCGTGACCGGCAACGTGCTGCGCGATTATCTCACCGACCTGTTTCCGATTCTTGAGCTGGGAACCAGTGCGCGCATGCTGTCCATCGTGCCGCTTCTCGCGGGTGGCGGCCTGTTTGAAACCGGCGCCGGCGGTTCGGCGCCCAAGCACGTGCAGCAGTTTCTCAAGGAAGGGCATCTGCGCTGGGATTCCCTGGGCGAGTACTGCGCCCTGGTTCCCTCGCTGGAGATGATCGCCCAGAACACCGGCAACGCCAAGGCGTCGGTATTGGCCGAAACCCTGGATCGCGCGGTGGCCAAGTATCTGGAAAACGCCAAGGCGCCTTCTCGCAAGGTCAATGAGATCGACAACCGCGGCAGCACCTTCTATCTGACCCTCTACTGGGCCCAGGCTCTGGCGGCGCAGGACAAGGATGCCGATCTCAAGGCACGCTTCACCAAGGTCGCCAAGGATCTGGAGGCCAATACGGCCAAAATTGATCAGGAACTCCTGGCCGCGCAGGGTCGCCCGGTGGATATCGGGGGGTATTTCCGCCCCGATCCCGTCAAGGCGGCCAAGGAAATGCGCCCCAGCGCAACCTTTAACGCAATTATCGATTCGATCGCCTGA
- the mdh gene encoding malate dehydrogenase, protein MARPKIALIGGGQIGGVLAQLCALRELGDVVLFDIVEGLPQGKCLDIAEASPVDGFDVELKGTNDYKDIAGANVVIVTAGLPRKPGMSRDDLIEVNSKIMRQVSEGIKQYAPNSFVIVISNPLDAMVTLCQKITGFPYNRVIGQAGVLDSARFASFIAWELGVSVKDVTAMTLGGHGDDMVPLVRYASVNGIPVMELLERKYKDKAKAKEVMEAMVKRTRGAGGEVVALLKTGSAFYSPASSALAMAESILKDQKRVLPTCVYLNGEFGIKGYYVGVPCVLGANGVEQIVEFALNEEEQAMMDKSLAAVKSLVDSLKD, encoded by the coding sequence ATGGCAAGACCGAAAATTGCGTTGATCGGTGGTGGACAGATCGGTGGTGTTCTGGCCCAGCTTTGCGCGCTGCGGGAACTGGGGGACGTGGTTCTGTTCGATATCGTCGAGGGCCTGCCCCAGGGCAAGTGCCTGGACATCGCCGAGGCTTCTCCTGTCGACGGTTTTGACGTCGAGCTCAAGGGCACCAACGATTACAAGGATATCGCCGGCGCCAATGTCGTCATCGTCACCGCCGGTCTGCCCCGCAAGCCGGGCATGAGCCGCGACGATCTGATCGAGGTCAACTCCAAGATCATGCGCCAGGTCTCCGAGGGCATCAAGCAGTATGCCCCCAACTCCTTCGTCATCGTCATTTCCAACCCGCTGGATGCCATGGTGACCCTGTGCCAGAAAATCACCGGCTTCCCCTACAATCGTGTCATCGGTCAGGCCGGGGTGCTCGACTCCGCGCGTTTTGCTTCCTTCATCGCCTGGGAACTGGGCGTGTCCGTCAAGGATGTCACCGCCATGACCCTCGGCGGCCATGGGGACGACATGGTGCCCCTCGTGCGTTACGCCAGCGTCAACGGTATCCCGGTCATGGAATTGCTCGAGCGTAAATACAAGGACAAGGCCAAGGCCAAGGAAGTCATGGAAGCCATGGTCAAGCGCACGCGCGGCGCAGGCGGCGAAGTCGTCGCCCTGCTCAAGACCGGCAGCGCCTTCTACAGCCCGGCGTCTTCGGCACTGGCCATGGCCGAGTCGATCCTCAAGGACCAGAAGCGCGTGCTGCCCACCTGCGTCTATCTCAACGGCGAGTTCGGCATCAAGGGCTACTATGTTGGTGTGCCCTGCGTGCTGGGCGCCAACGGTGTCGAGCAGATCGTCGAATTCGCGCTGAACGAAGAAGAGCAGGCGATGATGGACAAATCCCTGGCTGCTGTAAAGAGCCTGGTTGACAGCCTGAAAGATTGA
- a CDS encoding 4Fe-4S binding protein encodes MSSAKGTLEIIERYCKGCSICVEFCPTQVLEMDLFVVKAARPEACIACMQCELRCPDFAIKVHKVA; translated from the coding sequence ATGAGCAGCGCGAAGGGAACTCTGGAAATCATCGAAAGGTACTGTAAGGGGTGCAGTATCTGCGTCGAGTTCTGCCCCACCCAGGTTCTGGAAATGGACCTATTTGTCGTCAAGGCCGCCCGGCCGGAAGCTTGTATCGCCTGCATGCAGTGCGAACTGCGCTGTCCGGACTTTGCCATCAAGGTTCATAAGGTTGCCTAA
- a CDS encoding 2-oxoacid:acceptor oxidoreductase subunit alpha: MAKKVALMQGNEACAHGAVYAGCNFFGGYPITPSTEVAEVLANELPKVGGKFIQMEDEIGAMAAVIGAALTGAKALTATSGPGVSLKQELIGYACIAETPCVIVNVMRGGPSTGMPTGPGQSDVMQARWGTHGDHAAIALVPASCQEIFSETVRAFNLAEKFRMPVQVLFDEIVGHMRERVEFPEPGELEVIDRAPVTVSPAEYKPYDASKGDVPPLAAFGSGYKFHVTGLNKAADGFPTTKAELVDAEERRQISKVMDRADEIEKNEEYQTQDAEVVIWAYGSTARSARYAVNELRKAGVKAGLFRPLTLWPFPEKRTAALAQQAKAIVVAEMNLGQMIYEVERVAKGACNVAGVFRVDGEPINPGQIMDKVKEVL, encoded by the coding sequence GTGGCTAAAAAAGTTGCTCTTATGCAGGGGAACGAAGCCTGCGCTCATGGTGCGGTTTATGCCGGGTGCAATTTCTTCGGCGGTTACCCCATCACCCCCTCGACGGAAGTCGCCGAGGTTCTGGCCAACGAACTGCCCAAGGTCGGTGGCAAGTTCATCCAGATGGAAGACGAAATCGGCGCCATGGCGGCGGTCATCGGCGCGGCCTTGACGGGCGCCAAGGCCCTGACCGCGACCTCCGGTCCGGGAGTGTCCCTCAAGCAGGAATTGATCGGCTATGCCTGTATCGCCGAAACACCCTGCGTCATCGTCAACGTCATGCGCGGCGGCCCCTCGACCGGCATGCCGACCGGCCCCGGTCAGTCCGACGTGATGCAGGCGCGCTGGGGCACTCATGGCGATCATGCCGCCATCGCGCTGGTGCCGGCCTCCTGCCAGGAAATTTTCTCTGAGACCGTGCGTGCCTTCAATCTCGCGGAAAAATTCCGTATGCCCGTGCAGGTGCTTTTCGATGAAATCGTTGGACATATGCGCGAGCGCGTTGAATTTCCCGAGCCCGGCGAATTGGAAGTGATCGATCGTGCCCCCGTCACGGTGTCTCCCGCCGAATACAAGCCTTATGATGCCAGCAAGGGTGACGTGCCGCCGCTGGCCGCTTTCGGCTCCGGCTACAAATTCCATGTCACCGGTCTGAACAAGGCCGCCGACGGTTTCCCGACCACCAAGGCCGAATTGGTTGACGCCGAGGAGCGTCGTCAAATCAGCAAGGTCATGGATCGTGCCGATGAAATCGAAAAGAATGAAGAATATCAGACCCAAGACGCCGAAGTCGTGATCTGGGCCTACGGTTCCACGGCTCGCTCGGCCCGCTATGCGGTGAACGAACTGCGCAAAGCCGGTGTCAAGGCCGGGCTCTTTCGCCCCCTGACCCTGTGGCCGTTCCCCGAGAAGCGCACCGCCGCTCTGGCGCAGCAGGCCAAGGCCATCGTGGTCGCCGAGATGAACCTCGGCCAGATGATTTACGAAGTCGAGCGCGTGGCCAAAGGGGCCTGCAACGTGGCCGGCGTGTTCCGTGTCGACGGCGAGCCCATCAATCCCGGCCAGATCATGGATAAGGTCAAGGAGGTTCTTTAA